A region of Maridesulfovibrio sp. DNA encodes the following proteins:
- a CDS encoding Sbal_3080 family lipoprotein, with protein sequence MKYFKLFLILIFFGFTAGCTSMEVTNEPVPEILQADKVCIIEHDDTRESFKTTIKEWLREQGITPDVYPQGTPEDICEWTLEYEGRWSWVVGLYLADAKIVAYREGSEAGRVWLDVGKWDGYKWEKGKVRIYKLLDMLSGKVDHYELAR encoded by the coding sequence TTGAAGTATTTTAAGCTATTTTTGATTCTGATTTTTTTCGGTTTTACTGCCGGGTGTACTTCTATGGAGGTCACCAATGAACCTGTTCCGGAAATTTTACAGGCTGATAAAGTATGTATTATTGAGCATGATGATACCCGCGAAAGCTTTAAAACAACCATAAAAGAGTGGTTGCGAGAGCAGGGGATTACTCCGGATGTTTATCCTCAGGGGACTCCCGAAGATATTTGCGAATGGACACTTGAATATGAGGGGCGCTGGTCGTGGGTAGTAGGATTATATTTAGCTGATGCCAAGATAGTCGCTTACCGTGAGGGTAGTGAAGCCGGACGGGTCTGGCTGGATGTTGGTAAATGGGACGGTTATAAATGGGAGAAAGGCAAAGTCCGTATTTATAAATTGCTGGATATGCTTTCCGGCAAGGTCGATCATTATGAGTTGGCCAGATAG